One genomic region from Nostoc sphaeroides encodes:
- a CDS encoding NfeD family protein — protein MPSFTLIWLLAGAVLCLMELFLPSAFVAFMMGISAFVVALLSVVGLGSVWLQVLLWLLFSTALVLFSRRFLQPRQRKSKIRDAVIAETLTEILPGKTGRVRYEGNSWQARCDDDKFTVPPNQRVYVVRREGTTLIVIPENLLNS, from the coding sequence ATGCCAAGTTTTACCTTAATCTGGCTTCTGGCAGGAGCAGTTCTGTGTTTGATGGAACTATTCTTACCATCGGCGTTTGTCGCATTCATGATGGGAATCAGCGCTTTTGTGGTGGCGCTGCTATCTGTAGTGGGTTTGGGAAGTGTATGGTTGCAAGTTTTACTTTGGCTGTTGTTTTCTACAGCATTAGTTTTGTTTTCCCGTCGGTTTTTGCAACCAAGACAACGCAAATCAAAAATTCGGGATGCAGTCATAGCTGAAACTTTAACAGAAATTCTGCCTGGAAAAACAGGGCGGGTGCGGTATGAGGGAAATTCTTGGCAAGCACGATGTGACGATGACAAATTTACCGTACCACCCAATCAAAGAGTTTATGTGGTTAGGAGAGAAGGTACTACTTTGATTGTGATACCAGAAAATCTGTTGAATTCTTAG